The Arcobacter sp. F2176 DNA window CTTTTGTTATTTCAAAAGCGTTTAATTTTTCAACAGAACTTTTAGTTGGAATGATATTAGTTGGAGCAGTTTCTGGGGGAACAGCATCAAATGTAATTTCTTATTTGGCAAAAGCAGATGTTGCTTTATCAATCACTATGACAATAGTTTCTACACTATTATCTATTGTAGTTACACCTTATTTAACCTTACTTTATGTTGGGCAAACTGTACCTGTGCCTGCTTTAAGTATGTTGTTAAGTATATTAAAAATAGTTTTAGCACCAGTTGTTTTAGGGGTTATTGTAAATTATATTTTCCATAAGTTTATTGATAAAAATAATGATATTTTTGCTGTTTTATCAATAGTTTCAATTGTTTTTATTATTGCAATAGTTGTTGGATTAAATCATTCAAGAATTGATACTATAGGGTTATATTTGTTAGTTGGAATTATGCTACATAATTTAACAGGATTAGTTGGTGGTTTTTATACAGCAAAATTGTTTGGATATAATAAAAAAGAGTGTAAAACTGTTGCCATAGAAGTAGGAATGCAAAATTCAGGTCTAGCAGTTGCTCTTGCTAGTAAGTATTTTACTCCTTTAAGTGCCTTACCAGGTGCTATTTTTAGTATTTGGCATAATATCTCAGGATCACTTATTGCTTCTTTTTGGTCAAAAGAAGAAAAAAATTAAAAATAGAATTTAATATTCTAATATGCCTAATCTTAATAGCCTAAGATTAGGCACAAAACTATCTTTAAATTTAGTTTCCAAAGAGACTTTCCTTTCCTTTTTATTTTAAAAATTATAGAATATAATAGCAATCTTGGAGTAGTTTTAATTTCTAAATCTTAATACAATTCCCACATAAAAGAGTTTGAAAGAGAGCGGATGAGTAAGAGTACAAAAGATGATTATGTTCAAAGTGTATGTAGAGTAGTTTTATATATTGAGCAAAACTATAATAGTGATTTAACCCTTGATGAGTTATCAAAGATTGCTAGCTTTTCTAAGTATCATTTTCACCGTATTTTTAAATCAATTGTTGGTGAGAGTATGGTTGATTATATCAGAAGAGTGAGACTTCAAAGTACTACTTTACAGTTTAAAACAAATCAAAAAATCACTCAAATAGCCATGAATAGTGGTTATGAAACCAATGCCTCTTTTTCAAAAGCTTTTAAAAAGCATTTTGGAATAACTCCCAAAGAGTTTGCAAAAAATGCAAAATTAAAAAGAGGAAATAAGATGTTAGAACCAAAAATAATAAAGGTAGAAGATATAGAAATTTTATATATAAGAAAAACAGGTGAATATACAAAATGCAGTATTGAAGCATGGGAAACTCTTATAAACTTTGTGGGCACAGAGTATTTTATAAGAGATGATGTAATGATGTTTGGAATAGGGCATGATAATCCCCGTATTACAGATGCAGACAAACTAAGATATGATGCTTGTGTTTCATGTATAGATAAAACAATTCAACCAAAAGGTAAGATTCAAAGTAAAATAATAGATGGTGGAAAATACGCTGTATTTTTGCATAAGGGTGACTATAAAGAATTAATCAATACTTATGATGGTGTATCTGATTGGATTGTAGAAAGTGGTGTTGAATTAAGAGATTTACCTATTGTTGAAAAGTACTTGAATAAGAATCCCATTACTTGTAAACCTGAGGATTTAAGAACAGAGATTTATATTCCTTTGGTGTAGTAAAATATTTAGGAATATCTCTCTTGAAGAGGTAAACCTCTCCGCTCTTTTCTTCTTTTGTTGAAAAGAAGAAACAAGAAATCAACCAGACGAGTTGATGAAGGCAAAGTTCCCTTCCAGTTAAATATTTATTTTCTGCCCTGCCTTGTGCTTGCACTCTCTTTGAGAAAACTCGCTAAAGATTGCATTTAGCACTCTTCTTAACGCTCAAACAGTTTCGGGCTTAACCGAAAATAAACATCTAACTTCCGGCTTCATTAAAGTCTGGGAAGAAAAAAAGTTCAAAGTAACAGTTGTAAATATACTAAAAAAAAGTTAGGAATCTAAACAATCAGAAATGCAAATAACACTAGAATATAATCTTTAATAAATATCCTATCCCTGAAATCTTCAAACTAAATTTGTAGGATTAGGCATAAATTATCTATAAATTAACTAGTTATAAAAATATTTTTTTCATATACTTTTCATATAAAATAAAAGGAAAATATAATAAGTAAAGAAATAGAAAATAAAGTAGCTATAGTTACTGGTGCATCAAGAGGAATAGGAAAACAAGTCGCTATTCAATTTGGGAAATTAGGAATAAGTACAGTTATAAATTATAATTCAAATGAAAAAGAAGCACAAGAATTAGTAAATGAGATTATTTTTGAGGGTGGAAAGGCTGTATCTATACAAGCAGATATATCTAAACTTAGTGAACTAGAAAAACTTTTTGGGCAAACAATAAAAACCTATGGAAAAGTGGATATTCTTATTAATAATGCAGGATTGATGATAAAAAATCCAATTGAAAAAGTAAGTGAAGAGGTGTTTGATAGATACTTTGCCATTAATGTAAAAGGTACATATTTTGCTTGTCAACAAGCTATAAAACATATGCAAAATGACGGAAGGATAATCAACTTTTCCACTTCTGCTACAGGTGCGATGTTTCCAGCTTATAGTGTATATGCTGCATCTAAAGGAGCAGTTGAGCAAATAACTAGACAACTTGCTAAAGAGTTTGGTGTAAAAGGTATAACTATAAATGCAATCGCACCAGGACCTGTGAAAACTGAACTATTTATGAAAGGTAAATCAGAGGAGCAAATTACGATGTTAAGCAAAATGAACTCTTTTGGACGACTTGGTGAGACTGAAGATATTGCAGAGGTGATTGAGCTTTTAGTTAGTGATAAAGCCCATTGGATTACGGGGCAAACTATAAAGTAAATGGTGGGTTTATTTAAAGAAATATATTATAAAATGATTATACATAAAAGGTTTGAAGATGGATGGTTTATCACAACTAAAACAAATTGTTAAAAAGATAAGCTTAGAGGAAGGGATAAATAATACAAATATACCATTTGTAAAAATCTTCAAATCTTTAAGTAGTGGTGAGGTTCTACACACAATGTATGAACCATCACTGTTTATAATCTTACAAGGCTCAAAAACTGTAATGGTGGGTGATAAAATATTTGAGTACGATAGTGCATCTTACTTTATCTCTTCAACTTTTTTAGCAGTATCTGGGAAAGTTATACAAGCAAGCGAAAAAGAGCCTTTTATATCTATACAAATACTTTTTTCTCAAGAGCAGATATTCCAAGCTTTTGAAGAGTTTTCTATGAATTTAAATAAAGTAGATACTACAAATTTTTCTGCTTCAACTTACATTTTAGATGATAATTTAAAAGGTTCTATCTTAAGACTAGTAAAATTGAATGAAACACCAAAAGATGTAGAGGTTTTATCAAAAATATATCTTAAAGAGATACTTTATAGACTTTTAGTCTCAAATCAAAATATAGAGTTACAACAACTAGCTTTTATAGAAAGCAATTCCTATAAAATATCTAAAGCAATTACTTTTATAAATCAAAATCTGCACGAAACTTTTTTAATGGATGATATCGCAAAATCAGTAAACATGAGTATCTCATCTTTTCATAAGCATTTTAAAACTATTACTGGAATAAGCCCACTACAATATGCAAAAAGCTGAAACTTTTAGAAGCAAAACGATTGATGACTTTAGAAAATATGGATATAGAAGGTGCTGCTTTTTATGTGGGATATCAAAGTACTTCTCAGTTTTCTAGGGAGTATTCAAGCTACTTTGGAATGGCTCCTGGTAAGCATGTCCGGAGTTTAAAAAATATATGAATCAAAAATCACTTAATGAACTTGAAAAACTACTAAAAGAAGATGGTCTTTATAATACTTACTTAGATAATCTAAAATTGTTTAAAGTAAGCTCACCTATGGTTTTAAGCCCATGTGTTTACGATAATTGGGTTGTATTTACTTTTCAAAATAGTAAAACTGTAAAATTAAATAATCATGTACTCGAATACAATAAAAGTAATTATTTAGTTGCATCATCAAAATTACCCCTTGAAGGTCAAACATATTTTGCCTCACAAGAAGAGCCGATGATAAGTATGATTATCTCAATAGATGAAAAAGAGATATATCAGCTTATCCAAGAATTATCTGAAGATTTCAGTGATGAACTAACAGACACTTTACAAGGAACTTTTGTCGATAGTGTTACTCCTGAGATAGAAGATCTTTTATATAAATTGATAAAAGTTATAAAGTCTAAAGAAGAGTCAAGAATCTTAGGTAAGGCACTTCTTAAAGAACTATTTTATAGAATTCTAAAAGGTAAAAATGCAAAATTTTTATATAAATTATTTGATAAGTCTTCAAAAGAAGCAAAAATTGCAAGAACGCTACAGAGTATTCATAATGGTTTTTCAAATAATTTAGATATAGAATCTTTAGCAAGAGAAGAGGATATGAGTGTGGCGTCTTTTCATACTCATTTTAAAAAAATCACTTTACATACTCCTTTACAATATATAAAAAAAATTCGTTTAACAAAAGCAAGGGATCTAATTATCCAAGAAAATCTACAAGTAAATGAAGTAGCTACAAAAGTAGGATATGAAAATATTTCACACTTTAGTAGGGAGTTTAAAAAGTATTTTGGATTTTCTCCAAAGGATGCAAAAGTATCTTATGCTGAGTACAATCTAGAATAGATCTATATTTATAGAATTATGCATAAGATTTATAGAAATCTCTATTTACATATTTTCGTCTAAAAAATATACTTACCTTGTTAATAAATTAAGACAAGGAAAGATAATGAAT harbors:
- a CDS encoding AraC family transcriptional regulator, coding for MNQKSLNELEKLLKEDGLYNTYLDNLKLFKVSSPMVLSPCVYDNWVVFTFQNSKTVKLNNHVLEYNKSNYLVASSKLPLEGQTYFASQEEPMISMIISIDEKEIYQLIQELSEDFSDELTDTLQGTFVDSVTPEIEDLLYKLIKVIKSKEESRILGKALLKELFYRILKGKNAKFLYKLFDKSSKEAKIARTLQSIHNGFSNNLDIESLAREEDMSVASFHTHFKKITLHTPLQYIKKIRLTKARDLIIQENLQVNEVATKVGYENISHFSREFKKYFGFSPKDAKVSYAEYNLE
- a CDS encoding GyrI-like domain-containing protein, which codes for MSKSTKDDYVQSVCRVVLYIEQNYNSDLTLDELSKIASFSKYHFHRIFKSIVGESMVDYIRRVRLQSTTLQFKTNQKITQIAMNSGYETNASFSKAFKKHFGITPKEFAKNAKLKRGNKMLEPKIIKVEDIEILYIRKTGEYTKCSIEAWETLINFVGTEYFIRDDVMMFGIGHDNPRITDADKLRYDACVSCIDKTIQPKGKIQSKIIDGGKYAVFLHKGDYKELINTYDGVSDWIVESGVELRDLPIVEKYLNKNPITCKPEDLRTEIYIPLV
- a CDS encoding SDR family oxidoreductase gives rise to the protein MVTGASRGIGKQVAIQFGKLGISTVINYNSNEKEAQELVNEIIFEGGKAVSIQADISKLSELEKLFGQTIKTYGKVDILINNAGLMIKNPIEKVSEEVFDRYFAINVKGTYFACQQAIKHMQNDGRIINFSTSATGAMFPAYSVYAASKGAVEQITRQLAKEFGVKGITINAIAPGPVKTELFMKGKSEEQITMLSKMNSFGRLGETEDIAEVIELLVSDKAHWITGQTIK
- a CDS encoding bile acid:sodium symporter family protein, translating into MIKKFTLLFPLWAILASTFAYYESSMVVDFKSWIVPLLVLIMFCMGVTLKVEDFKRVVKKPKIIAMTVVLQFLLMPLAAFVISKAFNFSTELLVGMILVGAVSGGTASNVISYLAKADVALSITMTIVSTLLSIVVTPYLTLLYVGQTVPVPALSMLLSILKIVLAPVVLGVIVNYIFHKFIDKNNDIFAVLSIVSIVFIIAIVVGLNHSRIDTIGLYLLVGIMLHNLTGLVGGFYTAKLFGYNKKECKTVAIEVGMQNSGLAVALASKYFTPLSALPGAIFSIWHNISGSLIASFWSKEEKN
- a CDS encoding AraC family transcriptional regulator, coding for MDGLSQLKQIVKKISLEEGINNTNIPFVKIFKSLSSGEVLHTMYEPSLFIILQGSKTVMVGDKIFEYDSASYFISSTFLAVSGKVIQASEKEPFISIQILFSQEQIFQAFEEFSMNLNKVDTTNFSASTYILDDNLKGSILRLVKLNETPKDVEVLSKIYLKEILYRLLVSNQNIELQQLAFIESNSYKISKAITFINQNLHETFLMDDIAKSVNMSISSFHKHFKTITGISPLQYAKS